The Pirellulales bacterium genome includes a window with the following:
- a CDS encoding antibiotic biosynthesis monooxygenase, giving the protein MFAVIFEVHPRPEQWDAYLGYAKVLRPELEQIAGFVDNIRYKSLSREGWILSLSNWRDEKAVVRWRTAQKHHEIQEKGRNSVLLDYHLRVGQLTQDTRLPTGMKLLEQRLDETETGDATTITLIDAKQSPQWIKSNCHEDVARSLGLAPDSKGLVSWDVFDAVLSPGDLILLMAWRTKEDAEAFETNVKPLKGARERRVRVIRDYGMFDRGEAPQYYPDVRKVGK; this is encoded by the coding sequence ATGTTTGCAGTAATCTTCGAAGTTCACCCAAGACCAGAGCAGTGGGATGCCTATCTGGGCTATGCCAAGGTGCTCCGTCCGGAATTGGAACAGATCGCGGGTTTTGTCGATAATATTCGTTACAAAAGTCTTTCGCGAGAAGGATGGATCCTATCCCTGTCGAATTGGAGGGATGAGAAAGCCGTGGTTCGGTGGAGGACGGCCCAGAAGCACCACGAGATCCAGGAAAAGGGCCGCAATTCTGTGTTACTTGATTACCACTTGCGTGTCGGGCAACTCACTCAGGATACGCGATTGCCAACTGGGATGAAGCTTCTGGAGCAGCGACTCGATGAAACGGAAACGGGGGATGCCACTACCATTACGCTGATCGATGCCAAACAGTCGCCGCAGTGGATCAAGTCTAATTGCCACGAGGACGTTGCCCGTTCGCTAGGCCTGGCGCCGGACTCAAAGGGGTTGGTGTCTTGGGATGTCTTTGACGCAGTTCTCTCGCCCGGCGATTTGATTCTTCTCATGGCGTGGAGGACCAAGGAAGATGCTGAGGCTTTCGAGACAAACGTAAAACCGCTGAAAGGCGCGCGTGAACGTCGCGTGCGTGTCATACGCGACTACGGAATGTTCGATCGAGGCGAGGCCCCGCAGTATTACCCAGATGTTAGAAAAGTAGGCAAGTAG
- a CDS encoding transposase: MARRHEVFVTDEQWEKIKGFLPKRKRSAKGGRPPADDRACLEGILWVLRSGARWRDLPERYPSPSTCWRRLVEWEGEDVLVRIWHAFLDTLDEQGLLDWDEVFVDASFSPAKKGATESAKRSGEKVQSGWWWQMVREFHSHAGPKVLRLLRSRWSKPSSMKSLSPKHRLR; encoded by the coding sequence ATGGCCCGACGACACGAAGTCTTTGTCACGGACGAACAGTGGGAGAAGATCAAAGGGTTCCTTCCGAAGCGGAAGCGGTCTGCCAAAGGTGGTCGCCCGCCGGCTGATGATCGAGCGTGTTTGGAAGGCATCCTGTGGGTGTTGAGGAGCGGGGCTCGTTGGCGTGACCTGCCGGAACGGTATCCATCGCCGAGCACATGCTGGCGGCGATTGGTCGAGTGGGAAGGCGAAGACGTGCTGGTGCGAATCTGGCACGCCTTCCTCGACACGCTCGACGAGCAAGGCTTGCTCGACTGGGACGAAGTGTTCGTCGATGCAAGCTTCTCGCCGGCTAAAAAAGGGGCGACCGAGTCGGCAAAACGAAGCGGGGAAAAGGTACAAAGTGGATGGTGGTGGCAGATGGTCAGGGAGTTCCACTCGCATGCCGGACCAAAAGTGCTTCGCCTGCTGAGGTCACGCTGGTCGAAGCCGTCATCGATGAAGTCCCTATCGCCGAAACACCGACTCCGCTGA
- a CDS encoding carboxymuconolactone decarboxylase family protein, with translation MQSALSKALDPETRTAIAIAVSQVNKCNYCLKAHCYVALKDNTSPGNDILLRDSYDANKRAAAEFAAKVVELRGHVADEDLKAVRGAGFKDSQILEIIALSVQFLMTNFMNNVALTDIDVELDQV, from the coding sequence TTGCAGAGCGCGCTGAGCAAGGCCCTTGATCCCGAGACGCGCACGGCCATCGCAATCGCCGTATCCCAAGTCAACAAATGCAATTATTGCCTTAAGGCCCATTGTTATGTCGCTCTGAAGGACAATACGAGTCCAGGAAATGATATTTTGCTGCGCGACTCGTACGATGCAAACAAACGCGCAGCAGCCGAATTCGCGGCGAAGGTTGTAGAGCTCCGAGGGCACGTCGCCGATGAGGATCTGAAGGCTGTTCGCGGCGCGGGTTTCAAGGATTCTCAAATTCTGGAAATCATCGCGCTGTCAGTGCAGTTCCTGATGACGAACTTCATGAACAACGTTGCTCTTACTGACATCGACGTCGAATTGGACCAGGTATGA
- a CDS encoding putative quinol monooxygenase codes for MFNDNERVIIAEVVTLPGKRDEFRKALDELILHSLAEEGVSTFRLHESQDQAGHFLLYERFRDDQSLKSHNATDHVAKILQIASGIAQDGKPKIAVYRILTD; via the coding sequence ATGTTCAACGATAATGAACGGGTCATCATTGCGGAAGTTGTCACTCTGCCCGGGAAACGGGATGAGTTTCGAAAAGCACTTGACGAGCTCATCTTGCATTCTCTCGCCGAAGAGGGAGTATCGACATTTCGACTCCATGAGAGCCAAGATCAGGCGGGACATTTTTTGCTGTATGAGCGCTTTCGCGACGATCAATCGCTGAAAAGTCATAATGCAACGGACCATGTCGCGAAGATTCTTCAGATCGCGTCCGGGATCGCTCAAGACGGAAAGCCAAAGATTGCGGTCTATCGCATCCTGACTGATTAG
- a CDS encoding 2OG-Fe(II) oxygenase, giving the protein MPTTTISDNGTDMRLEPIDWRLAADDLNQYGCAIIGPLLQKDQCESLSAAYSDEKQFRSRVIMSRHGFGRGQYQYYSYPLPPLISRLRTSLYIPLASIANQWNNSLGIDVRYPTTHKAFLKRCHDAGQTRPTPLLLEYGPGDYNALHQDLYGAHVFPLQVAILLAKPGVDFSGGEFVLTEQRPRMQSRPEVVPLQQGQGVVFPVHHRPVQGSRGIYRVNMRHGVSRLRSGRRHTLGIIFHDAS; this is encoded by the coding sequence ATGCCGACTACGACTATCAGCGACAACGGCACGGACATGCGATTAGAGCCAATCGACTGGAGACTCGCCGCTGATGATCTCAATCAATATGGCTGCGCAATTATCGGTCCACTGCTGCAAAAGGACCAATGCGAATCGCTCTCTGCGGCTTACTCCGATGAAAAGCAATTCCGTAGCCGGGTGATTATGTCCCGCCATGGCTTTGGCCGAGGCCAATATCAGTACTATTCCTATCCCTTGCCGCCTCTGATATCGCGATTGCGTACGTCGCTCTACATACCGCTCGCGTCAATTGCGAATCAATGGAATAACTCGCTGGGAATTGACGTACGCTACCCGACGACTCACAAGGCATTTTTAAAGCGCTGCCACGATGCCGGCCAAACCCGGCCGACGCCGCTACTCTTGGAATACGGACCTGGCGACTACAATGCCCTTCACCAGGACCTCTACGGAGCACACGTCTTTCCCCTTCAGGTCGCCATTCTCCTTGCTAAACCGGGTGTTGATTTTTCCGGAGGCGAATTCGTGCTGACCGAACAGCGCCCGAGAATGCAGTCGCGACCTGAAGTCGTTCCTCTGCAACAAGGACAAGGAGTGGTGTTTCCCGTCCATCACCGCCCAGTTCAGGGTTCCCGCGGGATTTATCGCGTTAACATGCGTCACGGCGTCTCGCGATTGCGATCGGGCCGCCGTCATACGCTTGGCATCATTTTTCACGATGCGAGTTAG
- a CDS encoding cytochrome P460 family protein, producing MVRKIVLLVFTLVVMASALTAWSVSVKNQIEARELAEPVFSEYVDKAGQISLPAKYRTSFVHLGSYAVATKPGVPVNELHNVYTRPEDVVAFQREGNFPDGAILVKEVYRTAAGTLSTGEVKWASDIKLWFVMVKDQKGRFENSVQWGDGWGWALFHATAPKINAVTDYTANCRACHIPARKDDWIYLRGYPFLKTERPTK from the coding sequence ATGGTCCGAAAGATCGTCCTTCTCGTATTCACCTTGGTCGTCATGGCCAGCGCGCTGACGGCCTGGTCGGTGTCAGTTAAAAATCAGATCGAGGCGAGAGAACTAGCGGAGCCGGTATTTTCCGAGTATGTCGACAAGGCGGGACAAATCTCCCTTCCCGCCAAATATAGAACCAGCTTCGTGCATCTCGGCTCGTATGCGGTGGCAACGAAGCCGGGGGTGCCGGTCAATGAATTACACAACGTGTACACGCGACCAGAAGATGTCGTGGCCTTTCAGCGAGAAGGTAATTTTCCAGACGGTGCGATCCTTGTCAAAGAAGTCTATAGGACCGCCGCCGGCACATTGAGCACAGGCGAGGTCAAATGGGCTTCGGACATCAAGTTGTGGTTTGTGATGGTTAAGGATCAGAAGGGGAGATTCGAGAACAGCGTTCAATGGGGCGACGGCTGGGGGTGGGCATTGTTTCATGCTACTGCTCCGAAAATCAACGCCGTAACCGACTATACCGCTAACTGCCGCGCATGCCACATACCTGCGCGGAAGGACGATTGGATCTACTTGCGCGGGTATCCATTTTTAAAAACAGAAAGGCCCACGAAGTAA
- a CDS encoding helix-turn-helix domain-containing protein yields the protein MKRKTYDCGLEAALDLLNGKWKPLIVRALRGDPKRFGELRRELTGISEKMLIQNLKELESDSVVRRRDFKEVPPRVEYSLTPFGSTIIPALAPFCEWGSKYMNKIKKIKVPGM from the coding sequence ATGAAGCGCAAAACCTATGATTGTGGCCTGGAAGCCGCATTGGACCTCCTCAATGGCAAATGGAAGCCGCTGATTGTGCGTGCGCTACGAGGTGATCCGAAGCGATTCGGTGAGCTGCGCCGCGAACTGACCGGGATCAGCGAGAAGATGTTAATTCAGAATCTGAAAGAATTAGAGTCGGACAGCGTGGTCAGGCGAAGGGACTTTAAGGAAGTGCCGCCACGTGTTGAGTACTCGCTGACGCCTTTTGGCAGCACAATCATTCCGGCGTTGGCGCCGTTTTGCGAATGGGGGAGCAAGTACATGAATAAGATAAAGAAAATAAAAGTACCTGGCATGTGA
- a CDS encoding ester cyclase, which produces MSKEEANKAIVARWFKDFWGNPSDLKIVDELAKPDMLFQYPMHGPVRGTANIKKMMAEMREAFPDLNFWGIGDVIAEGDFVAARWEGGGTHTGPAFAELPVGALPATSGRKMHFTGNTIFRIENGKIAEEIGEEGALTALQQLGLIKSV; this is translated from the coding sequence ATGTCGAAGGAAGAAGCGAACAAGGCCATCGTGGCTCGTTGGTTTAAGGATTTCTGGGGAAATCCATCGGACTTGAAGATTGTCGATGAATTGGCAAAACCAGATATGCTCTTTCAATATCCGATGCATGGTCCGGTTCGCGGAACGGCCAACATCAAAAAAATGATGGCGGAGATGCGGGAGGCGTTTCCGGATCTCAACTTCTGGGGCATTGGTGATGTAATCGCTGAAGGTGATTTTGTCGCGGCCCGTTGGGAAGGCGGCGGCACACATACCGGACCTGCCTTCGCGGAGCTGCCGGTCGGCGCGCTGCCGGCGACCTCAGGACGCAAGATGCATTTCACCGGAAACACCATATTCCGAATTGAGAACGGCAAGATCGCCGAAGAAATCGGTGAAGAAGGCGCTTTGACGGCGCTCCAGCAGCTAGGACTAATCAAGTCGGTGTGA
- a CDS encoding Crp/Fnr family transcriptional regulator gives MLFWDRNGFRIDDLKTVVNTMLLKHEWAERLIHLFSVMPSALRRSLREGEAEYLTIPADKCMVVATGYLKLLDSKSGDERIIRLILGRGGLFGHRPFANRAFRGFAPPEDEMAIAHSAAEVIEVGRNELEMAADADPVLCRMLLESMSARVQFLERRLQWLLTTPVRARLAATLRDLICYEGTRCKNGHTITIRLTHQDLSELVGAARPVISAELVRLRDEGLISYAQSYFCVDNLQGLQRIASS, from the coding sequence ATGTTATTCTGGGATCGTAACGGCTTCCGTATAGATGATCTCAAGACGGTGGTGAACACGATGCTCTTAAAGCATGAATGGGCGGAACGGCTGATCCATTTGTTTTCTGTCATGCCATCCGCTCTGCGCCGTTCCTTAAGAGAAGGCGAAGCGGAATATCTGACGATCCCCGCGGACAAATGCATGGTGGTTGCGACCGGGTACCTGAAACTGCTTGATTCGAAAAGCGGCGACGAACGAATCATTCGACTAATCCTTGGCCGCGGAGGTCTGTTCGGCCATCGGCCCTTTGCAAACCGTGCCTTTCGTGGATTCGCACCTCCTGAGGACGAAATGGCAATTGCGCATAGTGCGGCAGAGGTCATCGAAGTAGGTCGAAACGAACTGGAGATGGCTGCCGACGCCGATCCTGTTCTTTGCCGAATGTTGCTGGAATCGATGAGTGCTAGGGTTCAGTTTCTCGAACGCCGACTGCAATGGCTACTGACGACGCCCGTCCGAGCGCGACTAGCAGCGACACTTCGAGACTTAATTTGCTACGAAGGCACGCGTTGCAAAAACGGCCATACAATTACAATTCGCTTGACGCACCAGGATCTGTCAGAGCTAGTTGGCGCCGCGCGACCCGTGATCAGCGCCGAACTGGTTCGCTTGCGGGATGAGGGCTTAATCTCATATGCGCAAAGCTATTTCTGCGTTGACAATTTGCAGGGACTCCAGCGAATCGCAAGCAGTTAG
- a CDS encoding replication initiator protein A, whose translation MEEQGTSTTLKPLWNFDLTDGRDELNLAEFPLAAIANRVADGQKTLTFEDEIWDDGAKQRVSRKLTISGSDQYGLPTARDNDVLLALIHLTRCRNAFQSPTVFFTRYELVKFLQWDGGGKSYRRLEQSLNVLASVTLFYNRAWWDRANKNWRNRTFHILESVDLRGREAVGAREQPLSSFIWNGIVFSSFASNYIKKLNLEVYFHLQGAAARQAYRFLDKRFYHKRRLEFDLRTFGCEHLGMSRAYDTGELKRKLERTFAELVAIGFLKPMARALRFRKNGPSDWRVVIERAGSVAPEKKKVEARSEPAKQLIERGVSPAVANGLSQQFPSAEIERQILAFDERKMRAGGKMSNPAGYLVKAIREGFSQPSARKAPSRPPLRTAPPVEEPAHFDPEHDVQKRYWATLSEDEQSTLEKEAFQHAEPMAIEGWRRSTDAGMPIAAEGYRQAILHRHLERILAGRAELQKAS comes from the coding sequence ATGGAAGAGCAGGGAACATCGACAACGCTAAAACCGCTTTGGAATTTCGATCTGACCGATGGACGAGACGAATTGAATCTCGCAGAGTTTCCTCTCGCAGCGATTGCAAACCGCGTGGCCGATGGACAAAAGACGCTGACGTTTGAAGACGAGATTTGGGACGATGGCGCAAAGCAGCGAGTTTCTCGAAAGCTGACGATCTCGGGTTCGGACCAATATGGGTTGCCGACTGCTCGGGACAACGATGTGCTCTTGGCGCTCATCCATCTGACGAGGTGCCGCAATGCCTTTCAGTCTCCGACGGTGTTTTTCACGCGATACGAGCTCGTCAAGTTTCTGCAATGGGATGGCGGCGGAAAATCTTATCGGAGGCTTGAGCAGTCGCTGAATGTCTTGGCGAGTGTGACGCTTTTTTACAACCGAGCATGGTGGGATCGCGCGAACAAGAATTGGCGAAATCGCACCTTCCACATTTTGGAGTCAGTGGATCTGCGAGGCCGAGAAGCAGTCGGAGCGAGGGAGCAACCGCTCTCGTCGTTCATCTGGAATGGAATTGTCTTTTCAAGCTTTGCTTCGAACTACATTAAGAAACTGAATCTCGAAGTCTACTTTCACCTGCAAGGCGCTGCGGCCAGGCAAGCGTATCGCTTTCTCGACAAGCGTTTTTATCACAAGCGGAGACTCGAATTCGATCTGCGGACGTTTGGCTGCGAGCACTTGGGCATGAGCCGGGCCTACGACACGGGAGAGCTGAAGCGAAAACTTGAGAGAACATTTGCGGAGCTAGTAGCCATCGGCTTTCTCAAGCCGATGGCAAGGGCGCTGCGGTTTCGAAAGAATGGTCCAAGTGATTGGCGTGTCGTAATCGAGAGGGCTGGATCAGTCGCACCGGAGAAGAAAAAGGTAGAAGCACGATCAGAACCCGCCAAGCAATTGATCGAACGCGGTGTAAGTCCTGCCGTGGCGAATGGTCTCAGCCAACAATTCCCCTCAGCAGAGATTGAGCGACAGATATTGGCGTTTGACGAGCGGAAAATGCGCGCGGGCGGAAAGATGTCGAATCCTGCGGGATATCTCGTGAAGGCGATTCGCGAGGGGTTCTCGCAACCGAGCGCACGAAAAGCACCATCGCGTCCGCCGTTAAGAACAGCGCCGCCGGTCGAAGAGCCAGCGCATTTCGATCCCGAGCACGATGTCCAGAAAAGGTATTGGGCAACGCTTTCAGAGGATGAGCAATCGACGCTTGAGAAAGAGGCGTTTCAGCACGCGGAGCCAATGGCGATCGAGGGATGGCGGCGTTCAACGGATGCTGGAATGCCGATTGCTGCGGAAGGCTATCGCCAGGCAATACTTCATCGTCATCTGGAGCGGATACTTGCCGGACGGGCAGAGTTGCAGAAAGCGTCGTGA
- the ada gene encoding bifunctional DNA-binding transcriptional regulator/O6-methylguanine-DNA methyltransferase Ada: protein MNRNLKSMDNMHTTDNDVREFKDSESRWSAVVNRDAKADGQFYYSVKTTGVYCRPSCAARLALRQNVAFYATLEEAEQAGFRECKRCKPRDISLAASHSAAIARACRIIEEADEVPNLDTLSASVGLSPHYFHRLFKKVTGLTPKAYAAAQRNNRMREGLTSSPSVTRAIYDAGFNSSSRFYESSDAVLGMLPKTYREGGRGVAIRFAIGECWLGSILVASSEKGVCAILLGDDPEKLMHDLEDQFPKAKLVGGDADYEALVGRVVGFLEAPSAGLELPLDIRGTAFQQRVWQALTQIPVGKTMSYAEIAAQIGRPKSVRAVAQACGANALAVAIPCHRVIRNDGGLSGYRWGVERKEKLLQRERNGK from the coding sequence ATGAACCGCAACTTGAAGAGTATGGACAATATGCACACCACCGACAATGACGTCAGAGAATTCAAGGATAGCGAGAGCCGCTGGTCGGCGGTGGTCAACCGCGACGCCAAAGCGGACGGACAATTCTATTACTCGGTAAAGACAACCGGCGTTTATTGCCGACCAAGCTGCGCGGCACGACTTGCACTTCGTCAGAACGTCGCCTTTTACGCGACGCTGGAAGAGGCCGAGCAGGCGGGCTTCCGGGAGTGCAAACGTTGCAAGCCCAGGGACATCAGTCTGGCCGCAAGCCACTCCGCTGCCATTGCAAGAGCTTGCCGCATCATCGAAGAAGCCGATGAGGTTCCCAATCTTGACACGCTCTCGGCCTCAGTGGGCTTGAGCCCTCATTATTTTCATCGGCTCTTCAAGAAGGTGACAGGGCTCACGCCTAAGGCTTACGCCGCCGCGCAGCGAAACAATCGCATGCGAGAGGGACTTACTAGTAGTCCGTCAGTAACACGCGCGATTTACGATGCCGGATTCAATTCGAGCAGTCGTTTTTATGAGTCGTCCGACGCTGTTCTGGGCATGCTCCCGAAAACATATCGCGAAGGCGGACGCGGGGTGGCAATCCGATTTGCAATCGGTGAATGCTGGCTTGGATCGATTCTTGTGGCAAGTTCGGAAAAAGGAGTATGCGCAATCCTATTGGGCGATGACCCGGAAAAGCTGATGCACGATCTGGAAGATCAATTTCCCAAAGCAAAACTAGTCGGTGGTGACGCCGATTATGAGGCGCTCGTCGGGCGAGTAGTGGGCTTTTTAGAAGCCCCGTCGGCTGGGCTGGAACTCCCGCTCGACATTCGCGGCACAGCCTTTCAACAGCGAGTGTGGCAGGCTTTAACACAAATCCCGGTAGGCAAAACGATGAGCTACGCGGAAATCGCCGCGCAGATCGGTCGGCCAAAGTCTGTCCGCGCGGTTGCCCAAGCGTGTGGGGCGAATGCTTTGGCAGTCGCCATACCTTGCCATCGCGTGATCCGAAATGACGGTGGTCTCTCGGGCTATCGATGGGGTGTTGAACGCAAGGAGAAGCTCCTGCAACGGGAGCGAAATGGCAAGTAA
- a CDS encoding RidA family protein: MKREIIRVEPLSTYLENWKAPTSAVTRFGDTIYVSGFPPFDPQTGTVIAMPIERQTEVVLEQMKLCLETAGSSMDHVLKCNVYCTSVDKFASVNAIYARYFPKDPPARIFINVPAWPGPFEIEIDCIAVRTG; encoded by the coding sequence ATGAAGCGGGAAATTATCAGAGTCGAGCCTTTGTCGACCTACTTGGAGAACTGGAAAGCTCCCACGTCAGCGGTGACGCGCTTCGGCGATACCATCTACGTATCGGGATTTCCCCCATTCGATCCGCAAACAGGCACAGTGATCGCCATGCCGATTGAGCGGCAAACGGAGGTGGTGCTAGAGCAGATGAAGTTGTGTCTTGAAACTGCCGGATCATCGATGGATCACGTCCTCAAATGCAACGTGTACTGTACGTCGGTCGATAAGTTTGCGTCCGTCAATGCAATCTATGCGCGATATTTCCCCAAAGACCCTCCAGCGCGCATTTTTATCAACGTCCCAGCGTGGCCAGGGCCTTTCGAAATTGAGATCGACTGCATCGCGGTCCGCACGGGATAG
- a CDS encoding cytochrome P460 family protein, giving the protein MIDICISTNLRSCAMSKTSSRYRGLLAVVVFGVSAMSFVLFAMAADKGTMHPAVEYSADGKLKRPLDHRKWIYIGTPLTPNDLNDGEAAFPEFHAVYMDPESFAHYEKTGQFRDGTTLVKELISVGSKEAPSGNGYFMGDLRGLDVAVKDSQRFKDEPGSWAYFNFNHKLPLKTEAVKSSAVACNKCHQDNATKDWVFMKYYPVLRDATPASK; this is encoded by the coding sequence ATGATCGACATCTGTATTAGCACCAACCTTAGGAGTTGCGCCATGTCAAAAACATCTAGCCGCTATCGCGGCCTGCTTGCAGTCGTCGTCTTCGGTGTCTCTGCGATGTCATTCGTGCTTTTCGCAATGGCTGCCGACAAGGGAACAATGCATCCCGCGGTCGAGTATTCCGCTGACGGGAAATTGAAACGTCCGCTCGATCACCGTAAGTGGATCTATATCGGAACGCCACTTACGCCGAACGACCTGAATGACGGCGAGGCCGCCTTTCCAGAGTTCCATGCCGTCTATATGGACCCTGAAAGCTTCGCGCATTACGAGAAAACTGGGCAGTTTCGCGATGGAACTACGCTGGTCAAGGAATTGATTAGCGTTGGGTCGAAAGAGGCGCCGAGCGGCAATGGTTATTTCATGGGAGATTTGCGTGGACTCGATGTTGCGGTCAAGGATTCACAACGATTCAAGGATGAGCCGGGATCTTGGGCCTATTTCAACTTCAACCACAAATTGCCGTTAAAAACTGAGGCAGTGAAGAGCTCGGCGGTCGCTTGCAACAAGTGCCATCAGGACAATGCGACCAAGGACTGGGTGTTCATGAAGTACTATCCCGTGCTGCGAGATGCCACGCCAGCATCGAAGTAA
- a CDS encoding alpha/beta hydrolase: protein MKTLAAAALAVSLNALVAAADAPAKADRTIAYRTAKIDGLDIFYREAGAKDAPVILLLHAYPSSSHMFRNLIPLLMDDFHIVAPDFPGYGQSTAPAVDKFPYTFQSFADITDKLVGQLGLTKYAIFCGPDVGSYVGFRLATKHPERVGALVIQNGEAYAESRNKEFWRPFEEFGRNRTAENAHHLHKHLSLEDNKWHYTHGGRNPESFSPDTWTLDFAILSRPGNPENRAALFYDTRSNLTDYAKWQAYFRDHQPPTLVVWGKNSGIVTADGGMFYKRDLKDVEIHAFDTGHFALEEDLYPISRLVRDFLDKTLKPHK from the coding sequence GTGAAGACACTGGCGGCAGCTGCATTAGCTGTCTCTCTGAACGCATTGGTTGCCGCTGCCGATGCACCGGCAAAGGCGGATCGCACCATCGCTTATCGCACTGCCAAGATTGACGGGCTCGACATTTTCTATCGAGAAGCAGGAGCAAAAGATGCTCCGGTAATCTTGCTGCTGCATGCATACCCGTCGTCCTCTCACATGTTCCGCAATTTGATCCCCTTGCTCATGGACGATTTTCACATAGTAGCACCCGACTTTCCCGGGTACGGGCAAAGCACTGCTCCGGCAGTCGACAAGTTTCCTTACACCTTTCAGAGCTTTGCCGATATCACAGACAAGCTCGTAGGCCAACTGGGATTAACCAAGTACGCAATCTTTTGCGGACCCGATGTCGGGTCATACGTTGGTTTTCGGCTCGCCACAAAACATCCGGAACGAGTTGGCGCACTGGTAATCCAAAATGGAGAAGCGTACGCGGAAAGCCGTAATAAGGAATTCTGGAGGCCGTTCGAGGAGTTCGGGCGAAATCGAACGGCAGAAAATGCCCATCACCTGCATAAGCATCTCTCACTTGAGGACAACAAGTGGCATTACACGCACGGCGGTCGAAACCCGGAGTCGTTTAGCCCTGATACTTGGACTCTTGATTTTGCGATCCTCTCGCGGCCCGGGAATCCAGAGAATCGCGCAGCGCTGTTTTACGACACGCGTTCGAATCTTACGGATTATGCGAAGTGGCAGGCTTATTTTCGCGACCACCAGCCACCAACACTCGTTGTGTGGGGTAAAAACAGCGGCATCGTCACTGCTGACGGCGGAATGTTTTACAAGCGTGATCTGAAGGATGTCGAGATACATGCATTCGACACTGGGCATTTCGCATTAGAGGAAGACCTGTATCCGATCTCTCGTCTCGTACGAGATTTCTTGGACAAGACCTTGAAGCCGCACAAATAG
- a CDS encoding division plane positioning ATPase MipZ has protein sequence MKTLLFANTKGGVGKSTLAVHLAVWLFDRGAKVALLDVDRQSSASQWIAEAEPKITVKNAGTPEDVVADVQSLAQSHDFVVADGPGGLNDSSRTLLILADLAIFPTTPSVLDLRSVAEATELLKYAQALNGGKVQGRLVLNRMKTRCRISRELADAAPSLGLSVAKSNIRDLQPYCDAAQQGTVVTRMGYKAKDAATELTQLFVELMTDKLAFLEDPSPETSEENTRHEHKTLAK, from the coding sequence ATGAAAACATTGCTCTTCGCAAACACTAAGGGCGGCGTAGGAAAATCAACGCTCGCCGTGCACCTCGCCGTTTGGCTCTTTGACCGGGGGGCAAAGGTCGCTCTCCTGGACGTCGACCGGCAGAGTTCGGCATCCCAGTGGATCGCCGAAGCCGAGCCCAAAATCACGGTGAAGAACGCTGGTACCCCCGAGGATGTAGTTGCAGACGTCCAAAGTCTCGCTCAGAGCCACGATTTCGTGGTAGCCGACGGTCCAGGGGGATTAAACGACTCCAGCCGCACCCTGCTGATTCTTGCCGACCTGGCGATCTTCCCAACCACTCCCTCAGTTCTCGACCTGAGGAGCGTTGCCGAGGCGACGGAATTACTGAAGTACGCCCAGGCTCTCAACGGCGGAAAGGTCCAAGGGCGCTTGGTCCTAAACCGCATGAAGACTCGGTGTCGCATTTCCCGAGAACTCGCCGACGCTGCTCCAAGCCTTGGGCTCTCGGTAGCCAAGTCCAACATCCGGGACCTGCAACCATACTGCGATGCCGCTCAGCAAGGGACAGTTGTGACCCGTATGGGCTACAAGGCGAAGGATGCTGCAACCGAACTGACGCAACTCTTCGTCGAACTCATGACCGACAAACTGGCCTTCTTGGAGGACCCATCACCCGAAACATCAGAGGAGAACACTCGCCATGAACATAAGACGCTCGCTAAATAG